A region of the bacterium genome:
CAGGATATCAACCTTGCCTGCAACACCTATTACTATGTGGTCAAGGCATATGACCTGCGGTATGAAAGTCCCGGCTCCAGTGAAGCATTCGCTACGGTAATTGACAGCAATGCTCCTGTCGGGCCGACCGGCTTTTCCGCTGCCCCTGCGGGCACTACGGTGACCTTCAACTGGACGACATCGATCGATGATCCAGCGAATGGCTGGGGAGATGACGATGTCGTCGGATATCATATTTATGCCTTGTTTAATGGTGCCGAGATTCTGCTGGACAGCGCAAATCCGGCAGGCCATACTACCAAGACCCTTGACAATCCGCTTGGATACACCAACTTCGGCATCAAAGCCATAGACATATGCGGCAATACCAGCATCATGATCACTCAGGCAAGTTGCCCGAATCCACCCTCGGTCACCATCATCAGCCCATCCTCTGGAGATACGGTCGCCGGAGCTGTCACCATTTATGGATGGGCAAGCTCCACCCAGTCCCTGGAATGGGTGAAGTTAAAAATCAATGGCGGACCCTGGATACTGGCTGAGGGGACCGCTACCTGGAGCTACACCTGGAATACATTAACGCTCGCTAACGGATCCTATACCATAACCGTTAAAGCCCTGGATGCCAATGACTGCTCCACAGATGCATCAATCAATGTTGTGGTCAGCAACGGGCCGTAAGGCAGGGAACTGCAATTTCAAAGGAGGACTTAAGCCAATGACTGAGTATAGATCATTGCCGGGAAGAGTCCTGCGGCTTTTTCAGGCAGCCTGGCTTTGTCAGGATAACCAAGGAATGGCCATGGTTATCGTCCTGTCCGTGATGGCGGCTCTTTTTGCGATCGGGACAGCATCCTTGACCAATTCGGCCACGGAAAACAAGATCAGTCAGAACTACCAGAAAAGCGTTCGGGCCTTTTATGACTGTGAGGCTGGAATAGCCGAGGGTATGGCCAAAATCAAATCCGGGACGGCTGTTATAGAACAGGATGGCGATCCCAACTGGATATCGACCACCCAATCATACCTGTTCAAATATCGATACCATACTACATATGATGCCGCTAACCGCACTTACACCATAACTTCCGAGGGAAAGGATCCCTCGCAAACCGCCAACCGCCGGATCGTGGCTGAAATGAAGCGCATTTTCAGTGCCGGTGATATCAGATCGCCGGTTTATTGCGGCTCGGGAGAGACCAAGGGTAACGCTAACTCGATCCGGGGTGATTCCGTCTCTCCTGCCTGGGCGAGTGATGGCGATTCCTCGAACGAGGGCAGTGTTCCCTGTGTTACTACGCCAAATCCCTACGTCAGCGCGACCAACCCTCTGAAGGTGGACCAGACCCAGCTTTTTACCGCAGATCCCAACAAGGTTGACTACGATGTCGATCCCATTGATCTTGTGGCCATGGCCAATTTTTACAAAGACCTTCCCCCGGACATGACCAGCATCCCGACCGGTACGACAGTCACTATCGGGAGTGAGACGGATACCAAGGTAGTCTACATCAACGGGAATCAAACCATTGCGGGAGATAAATACGGCTATGGCATCCTGGTGGTCACCGGTGACCTCCATATTTCGGGACAGCTTCACTGGAACGGTATAGTCATCGTTCTGGGCAACAACCTTATCCAGACCGGCGGTGGAGTCAGCGGCCTCCAGGTTACCGGAGCGGTCCTGACTCCGAACCATTTTGAAATCAGGGGAAATGCGGATATCCAATGGTCAGCCGATGTGGTGAAAAAGGTCATCAATAATGCCGGCGATCCCCTGAAGGTTGTC
Encoded here:
- a CDS encoding pilus assembly PilX N-terminal domain-containing protein is translated as MTEYRSLPGRVLRLFQAAWLCQDNQGMAMVIVLSVMAALFAIGTASLTNSATENKISQNYQKSVRAFYDCEAGIAEGMAKIKSGTAVIEQDGDPNWISTTQSYLFKYRYHTTYDAANRTYTITSEGKDPSQTANRRIVAEMKRIFSAGDIRSPVYCGSGETKGNANSIRGDSVSPAWASDGDSSNEGSVPCVTTPNPYVSATNPLKVDQTQLFTADPNKVDYDVDPIDLVAMANFYKDLPPDMTSIPTGTTVTIGSETDTKVVYINGNQTIAGDKYGYGILVVTGDLHISGQLHWNGIVIVLGNNLIQTGGGVSGLQVTGAVLTPNHFEIRGNADIQWSADVVKKVINNAGDPLKVVSWKEE